In Thermoleophilaceae bacterium, the genomic window TTAGCAACACTGTCAGCGACGGGTGCCGGCGCTACGATCGAAGAGGCTCTGCGCATGCCCTCCCTCGTTCTATGACCGCTCCCCTCGCCTCTTCACAGGAAGCAACCGAGCGCGATCTTCTTCGCACGATCGCGGCGGGAACGGCCCCCGTGGTGGGCAAGGCCTTCTTCCGCTCCCTGGTGAGGCACGTGGCTGAGGCGCTCGGCGCCGAAGTTGCGTTCGTGGCCGAATACATCGGCGACCCGCCGCTGCGCGGCCGCACCATCGCCGCCTGGCCCGCAGCGGCCGACTCGCTCGGAGAGGGCCTCGAGTTCCCGCTCGCCGGCTCCCCGTGCGCGCTCACGCTGGAGCGCGACGTGGTGTCGATCCCGGACGGCGTGCGCGAGGACTTCCCGGGCGATGCGCTGGTGGCCAAGTACGGCCTCGACGGCTACCTCGCAATCGTGCTGCGCGGCTCAGACGGGCAGCGCCTCGGCTATATCGGGGTGCAGTCCAAGCGGCGTCTCGAGGCCACCGACGAGGAGCTCACCGCCCTGTTCATCTTCGCCTCGCGCGCGGCCGCCGAGGTGGAGCGCCGGCGGCACGAGATCGCGCTGCGCGAGCGCGAGACCGAGGTGAATGCCTCGCGCGCGCGTGTGGTTCAGGCGGCCGACGAGGAGCGCAAGCGCATCGGTCGCAACCTGCACGACGGCGCGCAGCAGCGCCTGCTCGCGCTCGGCAACCTCGTGAAGCTCGCGCGCAGGCAGCTCGACTCCGAGCCCGAGAAGGCGTCGCGCCTGCTCGCGACCGTGGAGGACGAGGCGGCCGCCGCGCTGAAGGAGCTGCAGGAGCTCTCGCGCGGCCTGCACCCGTCGGGCCTCGTGGAGTGCGGGCTCGCGCAGCCGCTCGAGACGCTCGCCGCGCGGCTCACCGTCCCGCTCGAGGTTGTGTCCCTCCCGGAGCGCCGCCTCCCGGACGTGATCGAGGTGACGCTCTACTACCTGGTTTCCGAGGCGGCCGCCAACGCGTCGAAGTACGCGCAGGCGTCCGTGGTGAAGGTCGACGTGGCGCAGAGTGGCCGCGCCATCTACGCGACGGTGTCCGACGACGGCGTGGGCGGCGCGAGCGTGGAGGGCGGTTCGGGCCTCGCCGGGCTGGTGGACCGCGTGGAGTCGCTCGGCGGCAAGCTCGAGATCGACAGCCCGCCCGGGCGCGGCACCCGCATCACGGCGGAGATCCCGCTATCGCCCTGGCGCGACGCGCGCGAGCCGTTCCTCGAGTTCGGCCACGAGGGCGACGGCGGCTCGGGCGAGCGCCTCATCCGCGCCATCCTCGAGGGCCGCAAGACCGCCGCGATCTCACTCGCTCGCGAATGGGAGCTCGAGGGCGGCACGCCGAGCCTCGGGATGCGCCTCCCGATCCGCGACCAGGACGGCAGGCGCTGGGGCGACGTTGAGGTCACGCGCGTTGTGGTGCTCCCGTTCGGCCAGATCACGCCGGACGTGGTGAATGCCGAGAGCGCCGGCGCCGCCACGCTCGAGGAATGGCGCGCTGACCAGCGCCGCTTCTACGACGGCTGCCGCGACGAGACCGCTGTGCTGCTCGGCGAGCCCGGCTGGCGCCTCAGCGACGACGAGCCGATGACGATCGTCTGGTTCCGTCTGGTGGCCAACGCGGCGCCGGACCGGTCGTAGTCGCCTCGCCGCCCGCCATATACGGTTGGGTGCATGTGTCGAAACATCCGCACCCTCTACAACTTTGAACCGGCCACCACCGACGAGGAGATCCGCGCCGCCGCGCTGCAGTACGTCCGCAAGGTGAGCGGCTTCAACAAGCCCTCGCAGGCGAACGAAGAAGCGTTCAACCGCGCGGTGGACGAGGTGGCGCACACCACGTCACACCTCCTGGCCGCGCTCGTGACGAACGCGCCGCCGAAGGACCGGGAGGCCGAGGCCGCAAAGCGCCGGGCGCGCTCGGCGCAGCGCTACGCCGCCTGACCTACTGCTCGGCGCGCGGCGCGTAGCGGTGGTGCAGCATCAGCGCGTTGCCGTCGGGATCGTTGAAGAACGCCATGTGGCAGACGCCGGTGTCGAAGGTGTCGCCCATGAACGTGACCCCGCGTGACTCGAGTGCCTCCCGAGCCGCCGCGACGTCCTCCACGTGTAGGGCGAAGTGGTTCGAGTTCGGCCGGAAGGGCCCGATGCCCATCTTCTCCGGGTTTACGACGCTGAAGGTGACCGTGCCGGTCTCGAACTCGGCGTAGTTGCGCTCGGGCATGTACACGGAGCGGCGCAGCCCAAGCTTGTCGCCGTAGAAGTCCACCGCCCGCTCGAGATCCTGCGTGGGCACCGATACGAAATCGACGCCCGTCACAACGCTGACCGTTTCTGAGCTCATGGCGCGAGAGTAGCCCACGGTGCCGTAATGTCCCTGCCTCGGTGTCCCTGGGTCATGACTCGCAGTGCAGCCGGGACGGCTGAGCGGGCTTTGTCCGCGCGCCTGCGTGCTCGCGCTGGCGCTCGCACTCGTGCTCATCGGGTCGCTCGACGGGGCCTCGCGCGCCGTTTCCGATCCGGCGCAGCAGACTGACTGGGCCGCCTTCGTCCGCCCGCTGGCGGGCACGCAGACCGGCGGCGTGTTCCCTGGGGCGGCCACGCCGTTCGGCATGGTGCAGTACAGCCCGAACACCGACCACGCGGACGGCGGCGGTTACAAGTACTCGCATCCCGTCACCTGGGGCTTCGGCACCACGCACCTGTCCGGAGTCGGCTGCGCCGCGATGGGCGACATCGTCTCGCTGCCCACCACCGGGACGGTGCGAACGGTGGACGCCACGCACGAGAAGACGCCGTTCTCACACGCCAATGAACAGGCCTCGCCCGGCTACTACGCCACCACGCTCAGCCGCTGGGGCATCCGCGCGGAGCTCACCGCCACAACCCGCACCGGCTGGGCCCGCTTCAGCTATCCGGCCACGCCGCACGCCAACGTGATCATCGACCCGGGAGCGAACTTCCGCGGAGTGCAGAACGCGAAGGTGCACGTGTCCGGGAACAACACCGTGGTCGGCTCCGTGAGCACCTGGGGCTACTGGAACTCGTGCGACGAGCGCAGCCACAACCGCTACACGGTCTATTTCGCCATGCGCTTCAACCGCCCGTTCTCGTCATTCGGCACGGGGCACGACAACCGCTTGAGCCCTAGGCGGCGGGACGCGAACGGCTCGGACGTGGGCGCCTACGTGTCCTTCGACACCGCCGGCTCGCCCGGTCCAGTGGTGTCGAAGGTGGGCATCTCGTACGTCGACCCCGCGGGCGCCATGCGCAACCTCGACTCCGAGACGGGGAACGGCTTCGACTTCGATGCTGTGCAGGCGAGCGCACGCGCCTCGTGGAACGCGCTGCTCGGTCGCGTGCGGGTGAGCGGCGGCAGCGATGGGCAGATGCAGACCTTCTACAGCGCCCTCTACCGGACGCTTCTCTACCCGAGCGTGTTCTCGGACTCGGACGGCCGCTTCGAGGGCTTCGACAACCGCGTGCATCGTGTGCCGCCCGGGCAGACGCACTACACGGCGTTCTCCATGTGGGACACGTACCGGTCCGCCCAGCAGGTGATCGATCTCGTGGCTCCCGAGCGGGTGGGGGACATGGTCCACAGCCTGCTCGAGGACGGGAGCGAGTCGGGCTGGCTGCCGAAGTGGGTGTACGCCCACTACCACACGAACGAGATGATCGGTGACCCGGCCGCGAACGTGATCGCCGACGCGTACCTCAAGGGGCTGGTCCATCCCGGGGACGTGCAGCCGGCGTACGCGGCGGTCCTGCACAACGCCACCGACGTGCCGGCGCACTCGCCCTTCGAGGGACGCACGGGGCTCGACGACTACGTGAACCGTGGCTTCGTCCCGTACGTTGCGGACGGCGATCGCATCTTCTCGGGCGCGCTCGGGCTCGAGTACTCGATCAACGACTGCGCGATCGCGTTGATGGCCGGCCGGCTGGGACAGGACGCGGACGCGCGCTACTTCCTGCGGCGGGCCAAGCGCTACCGCGGCAGCATCGACACACGGCGCCACTTCGCCCGCGCACGGCGGGTGAGCGGCGCCTGGAAGACGCCTTACTCGCCGCGCTCCCACAGCGGCTTCAAGGAGGGCTCGGCCTGGCAGTACACATGGCTCGTGCCGCAGGACGTGCCCGGCCTTGCCGCCGCGCTCGGAGGCACGGGCACGGCGCTCGCGAAGCTCGACAACTTCTTCGCGTATGGCAGCGTGGCCTCGAATCCGGCCGCCGCCGCGCACTACTGGCGCGGCCCCGACCACTACACGGCGCGCAACGAGCAGGATCTACAGGCGCCCTACCTCTACAACTACCTGGGCGAGCCGTGGAGGACGCAGGACATGGTGCGAGCAGCGGAGTCGCTCTACACGCCGGCGCCGAACGGCATCCCGTGGGACGACGATCTCGGAACGCTCTCGGGCTGGTACGTGCTCTCGGCGCTCGGGCTCTACACCACCACGGGCGGCGACGACCATTACGCGCTCACCACGCCGCTGTTCGACCACGTGGAGGTTGCGCAGCCGTTTGGTCACTTCGTGATCGACGCCCCCGGAGCCTCCGCCGGCCTGCATCACATTCAGAGCGCCACGCTGAACGGGGCTCCGCTCAATACGAGCGCGGTCTCACACGGAGCGCTCGTCGGCGGCGGACATCTCTCCTTCGCGCCGGGCGCCGCCACGGGGTCGCCCTGGGGCACAGGCGCGAACACACCGAGTTCCGCGTGTGCCGCCAACCCGCCCACCGCCGACCTTCGCGTGGGGGTCCGTCAGGTGCGGGGGCGCCGGCACCAGGTGCGCGTGGTGGTGAGCGTGCGCAACGCCGGCGATGCCGCAGCGGACGGGCTGCGCCTGCGCGTGGTCGCCCCGGGCGGCTGGGCCTCTGCGCGCGGCTGGGTGGCGGTCTCGGCGCTCGCGGCCGGCCGCTCCACGCGACGCACTTGGAATCTGAGGGCGCGCCCGCGCAGCAGCGGCTCGATCCGCGCGGAGGCGCAGTGGAATGGCGGACGCGCACTGCGCACGTTCGCCACCACCACCGCGCGCGCGAACTGACCTCGTACTAGCGCTTGAGCCGCAGCACGCTCACCACTCCGCCGTGGTCGGAGGGGTGCACGCCGGCGGGCGTGGTCTCGGCGCCGGTGATGAACGAGCGCACGAGCTTCAGCTTGGGCTTGGCCATGATGTGGTCCACGTTGTGGTCCCAGCCGCTCTTGTCGGTAAGCTCGTTGAAGCAGCAGCTGAACTTCGGCGTGCGCTCCTCCTTGAAGCCGGCCTTCGCAATCGCCAGGTAGGGCGGGCGGTCCTCCGGCTTCGGCAGGTTCGGGCCCGAGTTCAGATCACCGAGCAGGATCGTCGGCAGCTTCGAGCGCAGTGGGCCCCTGACGAGCTCCTGCGCCTGCTTGAGACGGAAGTCGGCCGAGTAAGCCTCGAGGTGGGTGTTCACCACGTGGACGGTCACGCCGTGCACCGTCGCGTCGAGCGAATTCCAGCCGCGGTTGGTCACCACGTTGCCGATCGCCTGCGTGGGAATCGTGAGCTGCTGCTTGAACACGCCTGAGCGTGCGTGCTTGACCTTCACGCCCTTGCGCGCGATGATCGCGTCCCCGAGCGTGAGGCGGACGTCGTTACTGCTGCTCATCGGGCCCTCGACGTTGAACGCCTGCTTTATGGCCACCACGCGGTAGTGCTGGTGCAGCCGCTTGAGCTGGGACAGGATCGTCGCGATGTAGTCGTAGGCCACCTTCGATGCGGGATGCGGCCCGGTGCGCCACAGCGAGAGCTCCTGGAAGCCCACCAGGTCCGGTTTGGCCTTGGCGATCTCGCCGGCCACCAGCTTCATGCGCGCGGTGGGGTCCGCTGCGGTCACGCCGGCGAACATGTTGGTCGCCGCCTGCTCGAACTGCTGGCCCGGAGGGCTCGTGGCGAGCGGAATGAGATCCGCGCCCAGGAAGAGGTTGCGGGTCATCACCGTGATCGTGGGCCCCTTGGCGGCCTGGGCCGAGGGCGCGGCCACGGCGATGAGTGCCGTGAGGGCCGCCGTGAGTGCGAGCGGGCGAGCGAAGAAGCGCAAGAACGAGTCCTTTCCTAATGGGCCAGGCTGCCCACCTTAGCGGGCGGCGCTAAAGGCGTTCACGCCGTGGTCAGGGCGCGGTCGGCCTCGCGGACTTCAGCTCGAGCAGCGCCGCGTCCGCCGCGGCCACGAGGTCATCCGCAGTCATGGAATCCCTGAGCTCCGCGTAGGCCGCTCCGAGCGTCAACGGCTCTCCATCGGGCTGGCGGCAGCGCTCCTCCACCGCGCTGGTCACGCGCTCGGCGACCAGCTCGGCCACGGCGCCGTCGCTGTCCGCGAGGATCGCGGCGAATTCGTCGCCGCCCCAGCGGAAGCAGCGGTCGTGGAGGCGGATCTCGTCACGGAACGCCACCGCCACGAGGCGCAGGCAGTGGTCCCCCGCGAGGTGGCCGTGACGGTCGTTGATCGGCTTGAACTGGTTGAGGTCGGCGAGCAGGAGGGAGAGCGGTGAGCCGAGGCGTCGTGCCCGGGCGATCTCGGCGGTGAGCGCCTCGTCGAAGGCGCGGCGGTTGCCGAGGCCCGTGAGCGCGTCCGCGCGAGCGAGCCGCTCGGCCTGCAGGCCGCCGAGGCGGTGGAGCCGCCACCTCGTGTTCGCCACCGAGGCAACGAGCGTGAGGGCCGACCAGATCATCACGAGGGCGAACGTCTCGCCCGTGAACAGCGGGTCCCACGGGTCGAAGAAGAGCGGCCCCACGGTCACGGCCGCGGTCAGGCCGAGGAAGGGAAGCACGCGACGCGGCGGATGCACGCCCCCCACGTACACCGCCGTGAGGAGGAACAGCTGCCGGTAGGGCGCGTGGCTGCCCGCGAGCCACTGCGCGGTGGCCACCTGGAACACGCCGACGTAGTTCCAGAACAGGATCTGGTTCCAATCGAAGCCGCCGCCGACGGCTCGCTCACTCGCCACGGAGCCGATGCTCAGCAGCACCAGCGCGCCCACTACCGCCCAGCCACGCGCTCCGAGTGAGGCCGTGGGCGGCGCGAGCGGGAGCAACACGAGCGCGATGGCGGTGGTGGCCATCGCGATGATCCGGCCCAGCTTGCGCGCGAGTGCGATGTCGCCGCCCGCGTACGGGTCGTCGCGGCGGGCGAGTGCCTCGCGTATGGCCCTCCATGGCCCCACATCGGGGAGATCGGCCGGCGTTCGGCCGTCTTTATGTGACGGCTAGTGCTTGAGCGCCTTGTGGACCTGCTTCGTAGCCCGGCGCCGACGATCACCACGAGGTGAGGGTGCGAGTCAGGGCTGCCTAGACACCGCGGTTGCCGGCTCGATGCGGTCGGTCACAGCCTCCTCGAGGGCCCGGCGCGCGGGTCGCGAGGAGTAGCCGAGCTCCGTTCTCGCCTTGTCGCTCGTGAACAGCGCGGGCACGCGCGCGAGCCGTACAGCGTCGAGAACGAGGAGCTCAGGCTCGCGGCCCGCCAGGGCGAGAGCGCGGTCCGCCACCCACGCGGAGGCGAGCACCAGCGGGAAAGGCACGGCCGTGCGCGGGGGCTTGCGTCCGGCGGCCTGCGCCACCAGCGCGAAGAGCTCGCCGAGCGGCACGTCCTCTCCGCCGAGCAGATAGCGCTCGCCCGCGCGTCCCTTCTCGTGAGCGAGCGCGTGGCCGCGCGCCACGTCCTCCACCGCCACCACGTTCAGCGCCGTCGTGCGCACGTATGCGCGCGCCCGGCCGGCCGCGACGTCGCGGATCATCTTCCCGGTGGGGGTGGGGCGGAGGTCACCGGGGCCGACGGGAGTGGTGGGGTTGACCACCACGGCTCCGGCCGCGAGCGCCAGGCGTTCCGACTCGATCTTGCTTCGCTTGTACGCCACCTTCAACTCCCATGCGGGAGGCGAGTCGGCCTCTGTGGCCGGGCGGCCCGGCACCGGACCGCAGGTGGCGGCGCTTGACGTGTGCACCACGCGCCGATCGCCGGCTGCGGCCAGCACGTTGCGCGTGCCCACCACGTTCACGTGCAGCATTCGTTCTGCGTCGCGGCGGTAGTAGCTGTATACGGCGGCCAGGTGGAAGACGGAGTCGCAGCCATCCACCGCCTGCCGGAGCGCGTCCGGATCGAGCACGTCACCCTTCGCCCACTCGCTCACGCGCGCGTGCGAAGGAGGCTCCTGCGCGTCGAACGCTCGCACCTCCACGCCGTCCCGCTCGAGCGCGGCCGCCACATGAGCGCCGATGAACCCGGCGGCTCCGGTGACGAGCGCCCTCACACGCGGCGCGCCGCCAGGCTGCGGCGGCCGAGCTCGAAGCCGAGGCTCGCGTAGCTGCGGAAGAGATGCTCCTCGGCACCCTCGAGCACCTGCTCGAGCGCGGTGGCGAAGCGGCGCACGTCGTCCTCCGGAGTGATGAGCGGCGGCAGCGCCTTAACCACGTTCATGTGATGCCCGGCGACCTGGGTGAGGACGCGGTGGTCGTGGAACAGCGGCACGGTGACGAGCTGGGCGAAGAGGCCCGGCTGCCGCCGCTCGATGGCGTCCCACAGGCGCCTGGCCGCGCGACCGGCCGGCGGCCCGAGCTCGATCGCCCAGATCAGCCCCAGGCCGCGCACCTCGCGCACGATCTCGAAGCGCTGGACGAGCGGCTGCGTGAGCTCGAGCAGCAGGTCGCCGAGCTGCGCGGCGCGCTGCACCAGGCCCTCGTGCTCGATCGCCTCGAGCGTGGCGATACCGGCGGCCGCGGCGAGGTCGTTGCCGCCGAAGGTCGAGCCGATCACCACGCCGCGCTCCATCGAGTCGAACACGCCGCTCAACACGGCGCGGCTGGCGAGCACCGCGCCGATCGGCACGTAGCCGCCGGAGAGCGCCTTGGCGATCGTGACGATGTCGGGCTCGAGGTTCCAGTGCTCGGAGGTGAAGAGCCGCCCGGTGCGCCCGAGGCCGGTCTGCACGTCGTCGACCATGAAGAGCGCGCCGGCGGAGCGGCAGAGCTGTTGTGCCGCCTGCAGGTAGCCGTCAGGCGGCAGGTTCACGCCCTTCCCCTGCACGGGCTCCACGAGGAAGCCGGCCACCTCGCCCCGCTCGAGCTCGCGGCGGAGCGCGTCGAGGTCCCCGAACGGCACCGGGTCGCAGGCCGGCAGCAGCGGCTCGAACCGCTCGCGGAACTCCTCATTGCCGTTCACCGACAGCGAGCCGAGTGTGAGCCCGTGGAAGCCGCGCTCGCAGTAGATGATCCGCGGCCGGCCGGTGGCTGCACGGGCCAGCTTGATCGCCGTCTCCACGGATTCCGTGCCGGAGCTGGTGAGCACCACACCGTCGAGCGGGGCAGGTGCCCGCGCGATCAGCTGCTCCGCGAGCACGCCGGGCAGCGTGGACACACCGAGCTGCGGCAGGTTCGCGGAATCTGATGCGATCACCCGCGCGAGCTGCTCCTTCACGTACGGGTGGCTGCGCCCAAGGGAGAACACGCCGTAACCGGAGAGCAGGTCGAGGTAGTCGTTGCCCTGACGGTCGATCAGGTACGGCCCGCGCCCCGATGCCCACTCGCGATCGAAGCCGAGCGTGCGCAGGATGCGCCCGAGCTGCGGGTTGAGGTGGCGCTGGTTGAGCGCCATCGCCTCCGCCGAGCGCGCC contains:
- a CDS encoding histidine kinase; translation: MTAPLASSQEATERDLLRTIAAGTAPVVGKAFFRSLVRHVAEALGAEVAFVAEYIGDPPLRGRTIAAWPAAADSLGEGLEFPLAGSPCALTLERDVVSIPDGVREDFPGDALVAKYGLDGYLAIVLRGSDGQRLGYIGVQSKRRLEATDEELTALFIFASRAAAEVERRRHEIALRERETEVNASRARVVQAADEERKRIGRNLHDGAQQRLLALGNLVKLARRQLDSEPEKASRLLATVEDEAAAALKELQELSRGLHPSGLVECGLAQPLETLAARLTVPLEVVSLPERRLPDVIEVTLYYLVSEAAANASKYAQASVVKVDVAQSGRAIYATVSDDGVGGASVEGGSGLAGLVDRVESLGGKLEIDSPPGRGTRITAEIPLSPWRDAREPFLEFGHEGDGGSGERLIRAILEGRKTAAISLAREWELEGGTPSLGMRLPIRDQDGRRWGDVEVTRVVVLPFGQITPDVVNAESAGAATLEEWRADQRRFYDGCRDETAVLLGEPGWRLSDDEPMTIVWFRLVANAAPDRS
- a CDS encoding DUF2277 domain-containing protein — encoded protein: MCRNIRTLYNFEPATTDEEIRAAALQYVRKVSGFNKPSQANEEAFNRAVDEVAHTTSHLLAALVTNAPPKDREAEAAKRRARSAQRYAA
- a CDS encoding VOC family protein; amino-acid sequence: MSSETVSVVTGVDFVSVPTQDLERAVDFYGDKLGLRRSVYMPERNYAEFETGTVTFSVVNPEKMGIGPFRPNSNHFALHVEDVAAAREALESRGVTFMGDTFDTGVCHMAFFNDPDGNALMLHHRYAPRAEQ
- a CDS encoding GH92 family glycosyl hydrolase, which encodes MQPGRLSGLCPRACVLALALALVLIGSLDGASRAVSDPAQQTDWAAFVRPLAGTQTGGVFPGAATPFGMVQYSPNTDHADGGGYKYSHPVTWGFGTTHLSGVGCAAMGDIVSLPTTGTVRTVDATHEKTPFSHANEQASPGYYATTLSRWGIRAELTATTRTGWARFSYPATPHANVIIDPGANFRGVQNAKVHVSGNNTVVGSVSTWGYWNSCDERSHNRYTVYFAMRFNRPFSSFGTGHDNRLSPRRRDANGSDVGAYVSFDTAGSPGPVVSKVGISYVDPAGAMRNLDSETGNGFDFDAVQASARASWNALLGRVRVSGGSDGQMQTFYSALYRTLLYPSVFSDSDGRFEGFDNRVHRVPPGQTHYTAFSMWDTYRSAQQVIDLVAPERVGDMVHSLLEDGSESGWLPKWVYAHYHTNEMIGDPAANVIADAYLKGLVHPGDVQPAYAAVLHNATDVPAHSPFEGRTGLDDYVNRGFVPYVADGDRIFSGALGLEYSINDCAIALMAGRLGQDADARYFLRRAKRYRGSIDTRRHFARARRVSGAWKTPYSPRSHSGFKEGSAWQYTWLVPQDVPGLAAALGGTGTALAKLDNFFAYGSVASNPAAAAHYWRGPDHYTARNEQDLQAPYLYNYLGEPWRTQDMVRAAESLYTPAPNGIPWDDDLGTLSGWYVLSALGLYTTTGGDDHYALTTPLFDHVEVAQPFGHFVIDAPGASAGLHHIQSATLNGAPLNTSAVSHGALVGGGHLSFAPGAATGSPWGTGANTPSSACAANPPTADLRVGVRQVRGRRHQVRVVVSVRNAGDAAADGLRLRVVAPGGWASARGWVAVSALAAGRSTRRTWNLRARPRSSGSIRAEAQWNGGRALRTFATTTARAN
- a CDS encoding endonuclease/exonuclease/phosphatase family protein, which codes for MRFFARPLALTAALTALIAVAAPSAQAAKGPTITVMTRNLFLGADLIPLATSPPGQQFEQAATNMFAGVTAADPTARMKLVAGEIAKAKPDLVGFQELSLWRTGPHPASKVAYDYIATILSQLKRLHQHYRVVAIKQAFNVEGPMSSSNDVRLTLGDAIIARKGVKVKHARSGVFKQQLTIPTQAIGNVVTNRGWNSLDATVHGVTVHVVNTHLEAYSADFRLKQAQELVRGPLRSKLPTILLGDLNSGPNLPKPEDRPPYLAIAKAGFKEERTPKFSCCFNELTDKSGWDHNVDHIMAKPKLKLVRSFITGAETTPAGVHPSDHGGVVSVLRLKR
- a CDS encoding GGDEF domain-containing protein; its protein translation is MGPWRAIREALARRDDPYAGGDIALARKLGRIIAMATTAIALVLLPLAPPTASLGARGWAVVGALVLLSIGSVASERAVGGGFDWNQILFWNYVGVFQVATAQWLAGSHAPYRQLFLLTAVYVGGVHPPRRVLPFLGLTAAVTVGPLFFDPWDPLFTGETFALVMIWSALTLVASVANTRWRLHRLGGLQAERLARADALTGLGNRRAFDEALTAEIARARRLGSPLSLLLADLNQFKPINDRHGHLAGDHCLRLVAVAFRDEIRLHDRCFRWGGDEFAAILADSDGAVAELVAERVTSAVEERCRQPDGEPLTLGAAYAELRDSMTADDLVAAADAALLELKSARPTAP
- a CDS encoding NAD-dependent epimerase/dehydratase family protein; translated protein: MRALVTGAAGFIGAHVAAALERDGVEVRAFDAQEPPSHARVSEWAKGDVLDPDALRQAVDGCDSVFHLAAVYSYYRRDAERMLHVNVVGTRNVLAAAGDRRVVHTSSAATCGPVPGRPATEADSPPAWELKVAYKRSKIESERLALAAGAVVVNPTTPVGPGDLRPTPTGKMIRDVAAGRARAYVRTTALNVVAVEDVARGHALAHEKGRAGERYLLGGEDVPLGELFALVAQAAGRKPPRTAVPFPLVLASAWVADRALALAGREPELLVLDAVRLARVPALFTSDKARTELGYSSRPARRALEEAVTDRIEPATAVSRQP
- a CDS encoding aspartate aminotransferase family protein yields the protein MYRPSNNSQPADVADLLEARSAEAMALNQRHLNPQLGRILRTLGFDREWASGRGPYLIDRQGNDYLDLLSGYGVFSLGRSHPYVKEQLARVIASDSANLPQLGVSTLPGVLAEQLIARAPAPLDGVVLTSSGTESVETAIKLARAATGRPRIIYCERGFHGLTLGSLSVNGNEEFRERFEPLLPACDPVPFGDLDALRRELERGEVAGFLVEPVQGKGVNLPPDGYLQAAQQLCRSAGALFMVDDVQTGLGRTGRLFTSEHWNLEPDIVTIAKALSGGYVPIGAVLASRAVLSGVFDSMERGVVIGSTFGGNDLAAAAGIATLEAIEHEGLVQRAAQLGDLLLELTQPLVQRFEIVREVRGLGLIWAIELGPPAGRAARRLWDAIERRQPGLFAQLVTVPLFHDHRVLTQVAGHHMNVVKALPPLITPEDDVRRFATALEQVLEGAEEHLFRSYASLGFELGRRSLAARRV